The DNA sequence ACAGGCCCTTCGGTGACAGGTTTTAGTCCGGAAAGATCGATCGACTGTTCCGGGGCATGCTCTGAAACGACCACATCTTCGATCAGATCAAAGGTCGTGCCCGTTAAGCCATCGATCTGCGAACCGACCCAGATCGTGTCTTCTTCTTCGTAGGCCACCAGGAAACTCTGATTCACATCATCCCGCACGAGTTTAATGAAAAAACTGTCTCCCAATTCTGATGCCACACTATTGCTTGACGTCAGGTAACCAGTCACACCTGTGGTGCCGTTACCAAAGGTCACTCCTCCACCTTCATCGATGGAGCCATTGTCCCAGTCTTGACTGGTAACCAGGTAGTTTCCGTTGGGTAGCGCCGTCACTCCGGAAACCCCCGCCCGGTATTTTCCCACCTGGTCATCCTCATGCGCTCCCACCAGGCTGTTGGCAGAGTTGATCTCACCGCTAATGCCCGTCGTACCATCGCCAAACGTCACCGCACCGGCATCCACAATCGAACCGTTGTCCCAGTACGTACTCACAACCACATAATTCCCATTGGCAAGTGCCGTTACGGTGGAACCCGATGAATACTGGTAACCTAACTGATCCTCGGTCGTGGAACCGACCAGGCTATTGGTGGATGAGACCTGTCCACTGCTGCCGGTGGTCCCATTACCGAAGGTCACGGCTCCCGCATTAATGATCGCGCCATTATTCCAGCCCGAACTACTGACCACATAGTTTCCGTTCGTCAGAGCCACGACACCATCAGAGCCTATATGATCGCCTCGTTTGGTCCCCACTAAACTGTTGGCCGCTGAGACGACCCCCTGAACACCAGCGGTTCCACTCCCCCAGGTGACTGCTCCCAGATCATAATTTTCGGCATTCGCCCATTGCGAACTGACGACCACATAATTCCCGTTCGCGAGCACGGTCACACCATCCAGGCCGACGTAAGATAGATCCCTCGTACCAACCAGACTGTTATCCGCTGAAAGAATGCCTGTAATTCCAGTCGTTCCATTCCCAAAAGTGACGGCCCCTTTTTTGCGTGACCAGTAATTGCTGACGGCGACATAATTACCATTGGGAAGTGCAACAACGCCTCCCCGGCCCACGTTATCCGCATTGCTGGAGCCGACCAGACTGTTGTTGGACGAAATCGCCCCGGTAATTCCGGTAGTGCCGTTTCCAAACGTAACAGCACCAACTGCCAATTCAAAATCGTCACTCCAGGCAGGACTGCTTACCACATAGTTCCCGTTCGTGAGCGCCGTCACCCCGGCATATCCCACCAGGTCATCTTTCGTCGTACCAACGAGACTGTTTTCGGCAGTGATCACACCACTGATGCCCGTTGTTCCATCAGCAAACGTCGCCGCTCCCGCATCCGCAATCGAACCATTGTTCCAGCTCGGACTGCTGACGACATAGTTCCCGTTGGCCAGGGGCGTCACACCGTTCGTATTGAGTCCATTTCGACCCAGACGGTCATTTTTCGTCACGCCGACGAGACTGTTCGTCGCGGAAATGACTCCGGAAATACCGGTCGTACCACTGCCAAACGTCACGGCCCCCGCATCAACCACCGTACCATTGTCCCAGGTCGGACTGGTCACTACATAATTTCCATTCGTAAGTTCTGTCACACTGGAAGTGAGGTAATACAGGGCGCCCACTTTATCGCCGGCTGTCGTTCCCACCAGACTATTGGCTGAGGAAATCACTCCACTCACTCCCGTGGTTCCATCACCGAATGTCACCGCCCCCGCATCAGTCACTGTTCCGTTATCCCAGGTCGGGCTGGCGAGCACATAGTTGCCGTTGGCGAGCAGCGTGATATTCACGTCGCCGTAGATGAAGTCTCCCACGAGATCATCTTCCGAAGTACCGACCAGGCTGTTGGCACTTGAAACGATGCCCGTGGTCCCCGTTGTCCCATTCCCCCATGTCAGTGCGCCGGCGTCTTCAACGGAGCCGTTGTCCCAGAATGGGCTCCCCACGAGGTAATTACCGTTCGCCAACAGTTTAATGCCCGTATCATTGCCGTAGTGGTACCCAAGTTGGTCGTGAGCACTGGCGCCGATCAGACTGTTCGCCGCTGAAATGACACCGGTTACCCCCGTGGTCGCATCACCAAAGGTAACGGCTCCGACGGAAGCAATCGATCCGTTGTTCCAAAAGGGATTGGTGACCACATAATTTCCATTCTCCAAAACAATGACGCGGCATCCACCATTGCCGTCATAAGCGACGCTTCCCACCAGACTGTTGGCCGCCGAGACCACTCCACTCACTCCGGTGATTCCGTTACCAAAGGTGACGGCCCCCGCGAGTCCCCCTGTCTCTCCATTCTGCCAGTTCTGACTGCTGACGACAAAGTTCCCGTTGGGCAAAGCGGTCACGCCGCCACTTCCAATTCGATCATAGCTGGAAGCTCCTGTGAGCGTGCTGATCAAGTCTCCCGTCTGACCGTCAAAAAAATAGACGGCTCCTCTCCAGCCATCATAATTCGGATCTGTGACAACAATATTGCCCGTACTCAGCGTGACCACGGAGTCACCAAAGTCGGAATTATCACTGGGATTCGGATTGGTCAATTCCGAAAAGGCAGCGGTGAGCAGCCTGCGGTCTTCCAGAGTTTCAATCTGACAGTTCGCCGGCTGAAAGCGTTGCTGCTGTGCCCGGACAGCAGACCGTCGTCGTGGTCTGGCAAACAGGCTCTGGTGCAGCCGTCGTGTCAAACGGGTCAAAGTTTCGAATCGCCTCTGGTTGTCTTTCATGGTCTCTTCCTCTTCCGCGTGGAAACACTTAAGCCAATTGCCAGTAAACAGTTACGCCCAGAGAGGCTCACCTGTTTTTCGCTGCCTCTTGTTCACTTACGGGCTGAGAGGGGCCCTGTACCAGACTTGGCGTTGCCTGACGCCCATCTGTGCAATGAGAAATGAAAGATTTTTTGTTTCTGCTCCTTTGCCAGGATGCAGCGAAATTCTGTCTCGGAAATTGAGGAGTCAGTATTCGATTCACTGATTCAGCAGCAGATGCTTAAGCCAATCTGCTGCATGCCGAGGCGGAAGTTGCGCGCAGAGGAAGCTGGAACACAGATGACATTCCAGCGACGTGCGAGAACAGATCGCGAGGCATAGCTGAGAGACTGTCAGAATCCGTTAATCGACGGACTCTGTTTTCGGACTGAGGATCGCGCCGATGAGTAGGGTCAGTTCATGCAATCGTAAGGGACTTGCAGCATCAGTCCCGACAACATCTACCAGAGCAACTCAGTTTCCCTTGACACCCGTCTTTGCTTTCACGGGCGTTCCTTTAACCGGGATGGAAATGATCAAGCCTGCGAAGCGATCTTTGGTGTTCTTTTTTCCAAACCCGAGATGGCAGGTCAGACAGCCATGATTCATTAATGAAATGGCACCGGCCCGCTGGTAGACGCCATTCTCGATTCGCTCATAAGCCCCTTTCCCGGCTGCGATCTCCCGGGCCGCCTGTTTTTCGAATTCCGTTTCCGGCTCATGATCGACACTCATGGCGTTGGCATTCACGGCAATCCACCGGGCTTTGATATTTTCATCTGCTTCCAGGTCGGCAAACATCCGCTCCATCACACGAGCCGGCACCGGCGCTGTCGCACTGTTGAAATAACTTCGGTGCATCGCGTCCAGCGTAGCCGAGTAAAAGCGGTGAGCCAGTCGGGCGCGCTCACGCGCTTCAGGCAGCGACAGTTGAGGAGCTGCTTCCTCTGCTTCGGCCTGCTTCCCTTCCTTCGGAGAGGCAGTCTGTTGCGCTTTCTCCTCCGCGGGAGGCTGGGCCAACGTAACCACGGCCAGGGGACAGGCACTCAACATCACAATAACCAGACAGTTTCGTATCGCTCTCATCGTTCTCTGCCTCCTGGTAAGTCACTGCACATGAAGTGCGTCTCAGCGAAAATCTCAAACTACGTCGAACATTCGGAATCACTTGTCATGAGTGGGTATAAAAAAAGACCCGCCCAATAAGTTAAGCGCCAGTCATTGGGCGGGCCCGTTACTCCGGGACTATGCGAAAAACCGAAGCAACTAACCGTGAAGGCTGACGAGAATCTAAATTAACCTTGTTTAC is a window from the Gimesia benthica genome containing:
- a CDS encoding c-type heme family protein encodes the protein MRAIRNCLVIVMLSACPLAVVTLAQPPAEEKAQQTASPKEGKQAEAEEAAPQLSLPEARERARLAHRFYSATLDAMHRSYFNSATAPVPARVMERMFADLEADENIKARWIAVNANAMSVDHEPETEFEKQAAREIAAGKGAYERIENGVYQRAGAISLMNHGCLTCHLGFGKKNTKDRFAGLIISIPVKGTPVKAKTGVKGN
- a CDS encoding dockerin type I domain-containing protein translates to MKDNQRRFETLTRLTRRLHQSLFARPRRRSAVRAQQQRFQPANCQIETLEDRRLLTAAFSELTNPNPSDNSDFGDSVVTLSTGNIVVTDPNYDGWRGAVYFFDGQTGDLISTLTGASSYDRIGSGGVTALPNGNFVVSSQNWQNGETGGLAGAVTFGNGITGVSGVVSAANSLVGSVAYDGNGGCRVIVLENGNYVVTNPFWNNGSIASVGAVTFGDATTGVTGVISAANSLIGASAHDQLGYHYGNDTGIKLLANGNYLVGSPFWDNGSVEDAGALTWGNGTTGTTGIVSSANSLVGTSEDDLVGDFIYGDVNITLLANGNYVLASPTWDNGTVTDAGAVTFGDGTTGVSGVISSANSLVGTTAGDKVGALYYLTSSVTELTNGNYVVTSPTWDNGTVVDAGAVTFGSGTTGISGVISATNSLVGVTKNDRLGRNGLNTNGVTPLANGNYVVSSPSWNNGSIADAGAATFADGTTGISGVITAENSLVGTTKDDLVGYAGVTALTNGNYVVSSPAWSDDFELAVGAVTFGNGTTGITGAISSNNSLVGSSNADNVGRGGVVALPNGNYVAVSNYWSRKKGAVTFGNGTTGITGILSADNSLVGTRDLSYVGLDGVTVLANGNYVVVSSQWANAENYDLGAVTWGSGTAGVQGVVSAANSLVGTKRGDHIGSDGVVALTNGNYVVSSSGWNNGAIINAGAVTFGNGTTGSSGQVSSTNSLVGSTTEDQLGYQYSSGSTVTALANGNYVVVSTYWDNGSIVDAGAVTFGDGTTGISGEINSANSLVGAHEDDQVGKYRAGVSGVTALPNGNYLVTSQDWDNGSIDEGGGVTFGNGTTGVTGYLTSSNSVASELGDSFFIKLVRDDVNQSFLVAYEEEDTIWVGSQIDGLTGTTFDLIEDVVVSEHAPEQSIDLSGLKPVTEGPVIWSASSDNPDVIPDSGLTVLDEGGRPRLRVSPLTGRTGTAEITVQVEDGGLDHDLSTPEDNGTFQRSFVFTINAIEESTEETLALRVVETPTEVDANGEVSALPANESWIGEWTEYWVEIWVQTENLGSAGVALVGLELEYQTAATSATEIQFGPAFTQNQSGTIDDVNGVISQLAAVTETSDLGVDKQLLFACIKFEALAEDEVALDLAGHSLSSETLSFEITSSLVGLGTGQVVEPLNIENAQTEIWANPYDLNDDGQISFQDLLRFASVYGAVPNESDSDYAWLADLNQDGRVNFRDLVLFAGNYGKNKLQKERPTRVHYPDNYPHTWNQQLQAVSQPVTVTKAAALTQSKADVMLESAIEELSPRLSSAEQQKLEAVQIEVVDLAGTALGQVVGDMIYLDINAADHGWFIDTTPRDHSEFQADSSLSLIASPGSEPAGLIDLWTVIHHELGHLLGNEHAEEEIMESTLAPGERKLPHWNAETDDFFASLNADSDLLAF